Within Candidatus Poribacteria bacterium, the genomic segment ACGCGCAATCTTAGTAGGTGTAAAACTCAGAGATACCCTGATGCACGAAACTGAAGAATCAATACAAGAACTCCGTCAACTCACAGAAACTGCTGGTATTGAAGTCGTCTGTGAAACTATCCAGCCTCGCAACATGCCCAGTCCAACGTATTTTATCGGCGAAGGCAAGGTGGAAGAGATCAAACCGTTAATTGAAGAACTCAACGCCGATGCAATTATCTTTGATGAAGAACTGTCACCGGGGCAGAATCGGAACCTTGAGAAGGCATTTGATATTACCACTATTGACAGGACAGGACTCATCCTCCAAGTTTTTGCGCAACGCGCACTCACCAAAGAGGCGCGACTCCAAGTCGCATTGGCGCAGCTCGAATATGCGTTGCCGCGTCTGACACGGATGTGGACACACCTCTCACGACTCGCAACGGGTGGCGGCGGCGGTAGACACCTCCGCGGTCCTGGTGAAACGCAGCTTGAGATGGACAGACGCTGGGTTCGCCGGAACATCGGGCAGGTCAGAAAAGCACTTCAAGCCATCGAGAAGCAACGTCACGTTCAGCGTAAAAACCGTTCTGAAAAAATCAAAGTGTCACTCGTTGGATACACAAACGCTGGGAAATCAACACTTTTCAACGCGCTGACAGGCGAAACTGTTTTAGCTGAAGATAAGCTGTTCGCAACCTTAGATTCTACCACACGGAAAGTGGATTTGCCACAAAAGCAGCAGATTCTGTTAAGTGATACCGTCGGGTTTATCAAGAAACTGCCACACCAGTTAGTCGAAGCATTCAAAGCAACTCTCGAAGAGGTTTCAGAAGCCGACTTTCTGCTCCATGTTGTTGATGTGAGCCACCCGGAAGCAGAAGCACAGATCGCTGCCGTGAACGTGGTTCTCGAAGACTTGGATGCCACCGATATTCCGATGTTCATGGCTTTCAATAAAATTGATAATCTCAAAAACGAAGAAAGCCTACAAATTCTAAAGAGTCAGTATCCAGAAGCGTTTCCCATCTCGGCACAACGCGGGGACGGTATCAAGGAATTAACGGATGCCTTGGCACATCGTTTCGGTGAACGTGGCACTAACCTCTCTTTCAGTATCCCATACACGGAAGGAAAAGTGCTGGATTTACTCTACAAGCACGGCACTGTGCTTAATACGGAATACGCGGCGGAAGCCGTTCATGTCAACGTACGCCTTCCCAGTCGATACCTCAAATCCGTTTCTGAATTCTTGGTTTCTTCTTAAGAGGGGCAGGAACAATGCCATGGCTCGACCAGACTGACATCGGACACGACTTGCAAATCTGTCCAGATTGCGATACGGAATACGAGGTCTTGGATCAGTT encodes:
- the hflX gene encoding GTPase HflX; translated protein: MQEFYDTRAPNPPTRAILVGVKLRDTLMHETEESIQELRQLTETAGIEVVCETIQPRNMPSPTYFIGEGKVEEIKPLIEELNADAIIFDEELSPGQNRNLEKAFDITTIDRTGLILQVFAQRALTKEARLQVALAQLEYALPRLTRMWTHLSRLATGGGGGRHLRGPGETQLEMDRRWVRRNIGQVRKALQAIEKQRHVQRKNRSEKIKVSLVGYTNAGKSTLFNALTGETVLAEDKLFATLDSTTRKVDLPQKQQILLSDTVGFIKKLPHQLVEAFKATLEEVSEADFLLHVVDVSHPEAEAQIAAVNVVLEDLDATDIPMFMAFNKIDNLKNEESLQILKSQYPEAFPISAQRGDGIKELTDALAHRFGERGTNLSFSIPYTEGKVLDLLYKHGTVLNTEYAAEAVHVNVRLPSRYLKSVSEFLVSS